A single region of the Lactobacillus isalae genome encodes:
- a CDS encoding PTS transporter subunit EIIC, whose protein sequence is MNAKFLKAITKYQNFSFIRVANKTMITLFPVILIGAFSWTLSYCFANPVSLFGRIVSLNSWFPQAWFLRAILGDLFTVTSGTLALYGALISARETAILYKIKPLFAELFSVISYLLIFHHSLRGNQNAIEMRYYSAYWLIMGIIIGYVVGLIFAKFTISKKDNDEELVDLARNSSRPIVISVILALLLHILFALVRTYNLDQIAFQNITSFFSGHSSYWMSILVSIISTLLMWLGFAGSLEFNSSVFNNEAAANLNHYLLNKSYQKIPYPFTPAGFFDAFAQIGGIGCTLALLIAILIISKKKRNKNIAIWSAIPVIFNANLPLALGIPVILNPLLLIPFVLTPIVNMLLGSLAIAIGMFPPLVFPTPVGTPGILRPLIASGGNWISLLVMLLLLVIDVLIYIPFIQKMEQIEIQEGEK, encoded by the coding sequence ATGAATGCAAAATTTTTAAAGGCAATTACTAAGTATCAAAATTTTAGTTTTATCAGAGTGGCAAATAAAACAATGATAACTCTATTTCCAGTTATTCTTATTGGTGCGTTTAGTTGGACTTTATCATATTGTTTTGCCAATCCAGTAAGTTTGTTTGGAAGAATAGTTTCTTTAAATAGTTGGTTCCCTCAAGCTTGGTTTTTAAGAGCGATATTAGGAGATCTCTTTACTGTTACATCGGGAACTTTAGCCCTTTACGGTGCTTTAATTAGTGCTAGGGAGACGGCTATTTTATATAAAATAAAGCCATTGTTTGCGGAATTATTTTCCGTAATTAGTTATTTACTTATTTTTCATCATAGTCTTCGTGGTAATCAAAATGCAATTGAGATGAGATATTATTCAGCATATTGGTTGATTATGGGAATTATTATAGGATACGTAGTTGGCTTGATTTTTGCTAAATTTACTATTTCTAAAAAAGACAATGACGAAGAATTGGTTGATCTTGCAAGAAACAGTTCTCGTCCAATTGTAATTAGTGTAATTCTGGCATTATTGCTACATATTTTATTTGCTTTGGTTAGAACTTATAATCTTGATCAAATTGCTTTTCAAAATATTACTTCTTTCTTTTCAGGACATAGTAGTTATTGGATGTCTATTTTAGTATCTATTATTTCAACACTCTTAATGTGGCTCGGCTTTGCTGGAAGCCTTGAATTTAATAGTAGTGTTTTTAATAATGAAGCAGCAGCTAACCTAAATCATTATTTATTAAATAAGAGTTATCAAAAAATACCATATCCGTTTACTCCAGCTGGTTTCTTTGATGCCTTCGCTCAAATAGGTGGAATAGGATGTACATTAGCATTATTAATTGCAATTTTGATAATAAGTAAAAAGAAAAGAAATAAAAATATTGCTATTTGGAGTGCCATACCTGTAATTTTTAATGCAAATCTTCCTTTGGCTTTAGGTATTCCAGTAATTTTAAATCCTTTGTTACTGATTCCATTTGTATTAACTCCGATAGTTAATATGCTTTTAGGATCTCTTGCAATCGCAATTGGTATGTTTCCACCTTTAGTTTTTCCAACTCCTGTAGGAACTCCTGGAATTTTACGACCATTAATTGCAAGTGGTGGTAATTGGATATCACTTTTAGTAATGCTGCTACTACTAGTAATAGACGTTTTAATTTACATACCTTTCATTCAAAAGATGGAGCAAATAGAAATACAGGAAGGTGAAAAATAA
- a CDS encoding alpha/beta hydrolase: protein MNGLLFRSKPLFLLLLSFVMFFIKTNQVQASSQSQTETISYKTSYHNRTYEKEAIVYLPPNYNKNQKHNVLYLLHGSTEVKKGRSTLYQDGNFKRTLDSLNRAGKMENTIVVFPTYYPSSKQVSSNYYNDDPLNRRFAKKELMKDLVPAVESKYKTYAKNTSDSALRKSRNHRAFGGFSMGSITTWYVFQYDLPYFKYFVPMAGDSWTVTSDGGSSVPRRTARALAKAAQQHPKLKFKILAGVGSEDGTSGSMEPQIRAMWRLPEFDRKNLEYYTQPGGDHDAPTMGKIINHYGNQLFN from the coding sequence ATGAATGGTTTGCTATTTAGATCAAAACCTCTATTTTTACTGCTATTATCGTTTGTGATGTTTTTTATTAAAACTAATCAGGTGCAGGCTTCTAGTCAAAGTCAAACAGAAACCATTTCTTATAAGACTAGTTATCATAATCGAACTTATGAGAAAGAAGCAATTGTTTACTTACCGCCGAACTATAATAAAAATCAAAAACATAATGTTTTATATTTATTGCATGGTTCAACAGAAGTAAAAAAAGGCAGATCTACTTTATATCAGGATGGAAACTTTAAAAGAACACTTGATAGCTTAAACCGGGCTGGAAAAATGGAGAACACGATTGTAGTATTTCCTACTTATTATCCAAGCTCTAAGCAAGTATCAAGTAATTATTATAATGATGATCCACTTAACAGACGTTTTGCTAAAAAAGAATTAATGAAAGATTTAGTTCCTGCAGTTGAAAGTAAGTATAAAACTTATGCAAAAAATACCTCTGACTCAGCTTTAAGAAAATCTAGAAATCATCGTGCTTTTGGTGGTTTCTCAATGGGATCAATCACAACTTGGTACGTTTTCCAATATGATTTACCATACTTCAAATATTTTGTACCAATGGCTGGAGACTCTTGGACTGTTACTTCTGATGGTGGTTCTAGTGTTCCAAGAAGGACTGCTCGTGCTTTAGCAAAAGCTGCTCAGCAACATCCAAAATTAAAATTTAAGATTTTAGCAGGTGTTGGTTCAGAAGATGGTACAAGTGGATCAATGGAGCCTCAAATTAGAGCCATGTGGCGTTTGCCTGAATTTGATAGAAAAAACTTAGAATATTATACTCAACCAGGTGGAGATCATGATGCACCAACTATGGGTAAAATAATTAATCATTATGGTAATCAGCTATTTAATTAA
- a CDS encoding MFS transporter: MMKSKERFGIVLPIVLISYFLILLNNSLIFTSTVQISRDMHMNSIMIAWVSNAYALTFGGFLALGARLGDIMGRRKVLLIGLIIFSVASLFVGIANSQAMLIGMRAIQGLGGAFLAPATLALLMDYYQGKMLTRSIAYYGATAGIGTSLGLIIGGVIASYSSWRVGFFIDMIVGLVLLAMSVKYIHPHNTLDQNRNIDYWGTLTSIIGFSGLIYSINGTAFKNVAIIITVIALIMFILIERKAKNPLMPLTIFKDNERSSALVSRFFMLGASMSYFFLMPQALQKVFGLTPLMAAIAFLPLTLLQFFVSLGVAKLTFKFSNTKVLIAGAVVDTFGLVLGASLGIEKGYLIGVALPMIFIGIGQGLIMSPLTVAGVARIPDDIAGAASGVVNTVHQIGGAVGLAIVSESVATISSPSISIDRAQWVMVILAVIMLVAGLNILRGKHE, translated from the coding sequence ATGATGAAAAGTAAAGAAAGATTTGGAATTGTTTTACCAATTGTTTTAATTTCATATTTTTTAATATTGCTGAATAATTCATTAATTTTTACTAGTACTGTTCAAATTAGTCGTGATATGCACATGAACAGTATTATGATTGCCTGGGTTAGCAACGCTTATGCACTAACATTTGGAGGGTTCTTAGCACTGGGTGCAAGACTAGGAGATATAATGGGCAGAAGAAAAGTCCTTTTAATTGGACTGATTATTTTTAGTGTTGCTTCATTATTTGTTGGAATTGCAAATTCTCAAGCAATGCTTATTGGGATGAGAGCAATTCAAGGATTAGGTGGAGCATTCTTAGCTCCAGCAACTTTGGCCCTTTTGATGGATTATTATCAAGGAAAAATGCTTACTAGATCAATTGCTTATTACGGCGCAACTGCTGGTATTGGAACAAGTTTGGGTTTAATTATTGGTGGAGTTATTGCTAGTTATTCTAGCTGGAGAGTTGGTTTTTTCATTGATATGATTGTTGGACTAGTACTTTTAGCTATGTCTGTTAAATATATTCATCCACATAATACCTTAGATCAAAATCGAAACATCGATTACTGGGGTACTTTAACATCAATTATCGGTTTTAGTGGTCTTATTTATAGTATCAATGGTACTGCTTTTAAAAATGTAGCAATTATTATCACAGTGATTGCTTTAATTATGTTTATTTTAATTGAAAGAAAAGCAAAAAATCCTTTAATGCCACTAACAATCTTTAAAGATAATGAGCGATCAAGTGCACTTGTTTCAAGATTCTTTATGCTTGGAGCAAGTATGTCATACTTCTTTTTGATGCCACAAGCCTTACAAAAAGTATTTGGGCTAACCCCTTTAATGGCAGCAATTGCTTTTTTGCCTTTAACACTTTTACAATTCTTTGTTTCTCTTGGTGTCGCAAAATTAACATTTAAGTTTTCTAATACCAAGGTTCTAATTGCTGGAGCGGTCGTAGATACTTTTGGATTAGTACTAGGTGCTAGTCTTGGGATTGAAAAGGGATATCTTATTGGAGTAGCTTTACCGATGATTTTTATCGGAATTGGTCAGGGGCTTATTATGAGTCCTTTAACCGTAGCTGGAGTAGCTCGAATTCCTGATGATATTGCCGGAGCTGCTTCTGGTGTTGTGAATACTGTTCACCAAATTGGAGGGGCCGTTGGTTTGGCAATTGTGTCTGAATCTGTTGCAACCATTTCTTCTCCTAGTATCTCTATTGATCGCGCTCAATGGGTAATGGTTATTCTAGCTGTGATTATGCTTGTTGCAGGTTTAAATATTTTAAGAGGAAAGCACGAATAA
- a CDS encoding alpha/beta hydrolase, whose protein sequence is MTQIVFQNKLVQIPQEYFKPSNQAGTLVNLDYSTYESFTYQDKEEILHKRAVVYLPYNYDKNTPYNVVYLMHGGWSNETTYLGTPVNLHPFKYVLDHAIADKKMTPMIVVCPTYNNLSQDDSSDYELAIRLTNNYHHELVNDLMPAVARAFHTYSENGSKESLKASRDHRAFVGLSMGSVTTWRTFQYCLDYFRYFMPSSGSISNNGHVLAEMVRKQNHNWQDFFIFSASGTRDFAYPSFTNQIEAMKNDISGIFKYANNSKDGNLYYLVQEGNEHDLSAAMQYFYNGLICLWKN, encoded by the coding sequence TTGACGCAAATTGTTTTTCAAAATAAGTTAGTACAGATTCCACAAGAGTATTTTAAGCCGTCAAATCAAGCCGGTACTTTAGTTAACTTAGATTATTCAACTTATGAATCTTTTACATATCAGGATAAAGAAGAAATTTTACATAAGCGAGCCGTTGTTTATCTTCCATATAATTATGATAAAAATACACCTTACAATGTTGTCTACTTAATGCATGGGGGATGGAGCAATGAAACAACTTATTTAGGGACACCGGTAAATCTACATCCCTTTAAATATGTTTTAGATCATGCGATTGCTGACAAGAAAATGACGCCGATGATTGTGGTTTGTCCGACTTATAACAATTTAAGTCAGGATGATAGTAGCGATTATGAATTAGCAATCCGATTAACAAATAATTATCATCACGAATTAGTTAATGATTTGATGCCAGCGGTGGCTAGAGCATTTCATACATATAGTGAAAATGGAAGCAAGGAGAGTCTAAAAGCTAGTAGAGATCACCGAGCTTTTGTCGGTCTATCGATGGGTTCAGTTACAACATGGAGAACTTTCCAATATTGTTTAGACTACTTTAGATATTTCATGCCTTCTAGTGGTTCTATCTCAAATAATGGTCACGTTTTAGCCGAAATGGTTAGAAAACAAAATCATAACTGGCAAGATTTTTTTATTTTTTCAGCATCGGGGACAAGAGATTTCGCTTATCCAAGTTTTACTAATCAAATCGAAGCAATGAAAAATGACATAAGCGGTATTTTTAAATATGCTAACAACAGTAAAGACGGAAACTTGTATTATTTAGTACAAGAGGGAAATGAACACGACTTGTCTGCTGCAATGCAATATTTCTATAACGGTTTGATTTGCTTATGGAAAAATTAA
- a CDS encoding GRP family sugar transporter, which produces MNILIALLPAIGWGLIPLIVNKVPKSKPVNQILGVGIGAVLVGLIVTLIQRPSMNLQISLLAIVSGAFWTMGQVGQFLSFTRIGVSKTMPISTGFQLIGNTIIGVLIFGDWKTVNQYVLGILALILIVIGVSLTTVTKNGDSKKISSKDIMLLIFTSIGYWVYSAFPNAVKADAQALFLPQTIGILLGAVIYIAFTKRLVTTIKQRATWLDVLAGLAFGIGAYSYIISAQMNGITSAFIYSQLSVIISTVGGMTILGEHKYGKELVSTLVGLALIVVGAIL; this is translated from the coding sequence ATGAATATTTTAATTGCATTATTACCAGCTATTGGTTGGGGATTAATTCCTTTAATTGTAAATAAGGTTCCTAAAAGCAAACCTGTCAATCAAATTTTAGGAGTTGGAATTGGTGCAGTTCTTGTTGGATTAATTGTTACTTTGATTCAAAGACCTTCCATGAACCTTCAGATCTCATTATTAGCTATTGTTTCTGGAGCTTTTTGGACAATGGGACAGGTTGGTCAGTTCTTATCTTTTACTAGAATTGGCGTAAGTAAAACAATGCCAATTTCAACTGGCTTTCAATTAATTGGTAATACAATTATTGGAGTCCTAATTTTTGGTGATTGGAAGACAGTAAACCAATATGTTTTAGGTATCTTAGCTTTAATTCTAATTGTTATTGGAGTTTCACTTACTACTGTAACTAAGAATGGCGATTCTAAGAAAATTTCTTCAAAAGATATTATGTTGCTAATATTTACTAGTATTGGTTATTGGGTATATTCAGCCTTTCCTAACGCAGTAAAAGCTGATGCACAGGCCTTATTCTTACCACAAACTATTGGGATCCTATTAGGAGCTGTAATCTATATTGCATTTACTAAGCGTTTGGTCACTACGATTAAGCAACGTGCAACCTGGTTAGATGTCTTAGCTGGTTTAGCGTTTGGAATTGGTGCTTATTCTTACATCATTTCAGCTCAAATGAATGGTATTACTAGTGCATTTATTTACAGTCAATTAAGTGTAATCATTTCAACTGTTGGGGGAATGACAATCTTAGGTGAGCACAAGTATGGTAAGGAATTAGTTTCAACATTAGTCGGTTTAGCACTGATTGTGGTTGGCGCAATCCTATAA
- a CDS encoding LysR family transcriptional regulator, whose amino-acid sequence MIENYLLEYLVSFEENKTLSKTASKLNVSTATISRGLQKLEKQVGVKLFIRKPQRILFTPAGENAVKLAKKILKDQNDFIPAIQNFAQKEIIVASTIPSPLLLLKNKFRNNSEYIFTSTPLKKGKALSSLLSHQADVIFTTTKVNNEQVKSLPIAQEKLFIKITKYNPLYNQKTVNFSDLNTHEFIVFNDIGIWKEIINDKIPHATFLYQNDPETFNELVKKSNFPIFRTNLSLKLEQTKKLQDHKRKLIPINDPEAKQTIYAVFRVEDSYKLNTFLSIAKEVLH is encoded by the coding sequence ATGATTGAAAATTATTTATTGGAATATTTAGTTTCTTTTGAAGAAAATAAAACCCTGTCAAAAACTGCTAGCAAACTTAATGTATCCACTGCAACAATTAGTCGCGGACTTCAAAAATTAGAAAAGCAAGTAGGTGTTAAGCTTTTTATTCGCAAACCACAACGCATACTTTTCACGCCTGCGGGTGAAAATGCTGTTAAGTTAGCAAAAAAGATCTTGAAGGACCAGAATGACTTTATTCCAGCTATTCAAAATTTTGCTCAAAAAGAAATAATTGTCGCTTCAACAATCCCTTCGCCTTTACTTTTACTCAAAAATAAATTTAGAAATAATTCTGAATATATTTTTACTTCTACTCCACTAAAAAAAGGTAAAGCATTATCTAGCTTATTAAGTCACCAAGCAGATGTCATTTTCACAACAACCAAGGTAAATAATGAGCAAGTAAAGTCTCTTCCAATAGCTCAAGAAAAACTTTTCATTAAAATAACCAAATATAATCCTCTCTATAATCAGAAAACAGTCAATTTTTCTGACTTAAATACACATGAATTTATCGTCTTTAATGACATCGGAATTTGGAAAGAAATTATTAATGATAAGATTCCTCATGCTACTTTCTTATATCAAAATGATCCTGAAACATTTAATGAACTTGTTAAAAAATCTAATTTTCCAATTTTTAGGACGAATTTATCGCTTAAACTTGAGCAGACAAAAAAGCTTCAAGATCATAAAAGAAAATTAATTCCTATTAATGATCCTGAAGCTAAACAAACTATATATGCAGTTTTTCGTGTAGAAGATAGTTATAAGTTAAATACCTTTCTCTCTATTGCAAAAGAAGTATTGCATTAA
- a CDS encoding matrixin family metalloprotease, which translates to MKIFRKLFKLALPLSLIYLGFHAYSTVPTVRMATNDSISTLKRKVSTLTADDINPLKLIIPAPDTSNRIPSSKNSNQQPNQQITDSTEESQESSGNQTWSKASANVFINISNNDELKNATRDAMDNWNKTGAFTFNETNDRKQANITVEAIQDDTTSAAGVTNTSYNPLNNHLLNAQVKLNTYYLQNSDYNYSYQRVVNTAEHELGHAIGLQHVNNQSVMYPAGSYYSIQQQDINAVRALYKSEYA; encoded by the coding sequence ATGAAAATATTTCGAAAATTATTTAAATTAGCTCTTCCATTAAGTCTTATTTATCTTGGTTTTCATGCCTATTCCACTGTCCCTACAGTCAGAATGGCAACTAACGATTCAATTAGTACATTAAAAAGAAAAGTATCAACTCTCACAGCTGATGATATAAATCCGCTGAAATTGATTATTCCAGCTCCTGACACTTCTAATAGAATTCCTTCCTCGAAGAACTCTAATCAACAACCCAATCAACAAATAACTGATTCAACAGAAGAAAGTCAGGAATCATCTGGTAATCAAACATGGTCAAAGGCCAGTGCAAATGTTTTTATTAACATTTCAAACAATGATGAATTAAAAAATGCCACAAGAGATGCAATGGATAATTGGAATAAGACTGGTGCTTTTACTTTTAATGAAACAAATGATCGTAAACAAGCAAATATTACTGTTGAAGCAATTCAAGACGATACAACAAGTGCAGCTGGTGTGACAAACACTAGTTATAATCCACTAAACAATCATCTTTTGAATGCTCAAGTGAAATTGAATACATACTATTTACAAAATAGTGATTATAACTATAGCTATCAACGAGTTGTAAATACTGCTGAACATGAGTTAGGCCACGCAATTGGATTACAGCATGTAAATAATCAATCAGTCATGTATCCAGCAGGATCGTATTATTCAATTCAGCAACAAGACATTAATGCAGTAAGAGCTTTATATAAATCTGAATATGCATAA
- a CDS encoding aldo/keto reductase — MTEEYFELNNGVKIPKLGIGTFRMQPATAQRAVEAALKDGYHLIDTAEAYYNEDGVGRAIKNSGMDREDLFISTKLWTSSYNDPNAVDKALDRLGLDYIDLLFLHQPSGDWKTAYRTLEKAYQEGKIRAIGISNFERSSATLKNVLDFAEVKPQVLQAEAHPYFPQTEAREILKPYGTRLMAWYPLGSGDSSLINEPIFTKLAKKYNKSNVQIILRWHTQMGFIVIPGSTNPEHIHDNHDIFDFKLTDEEMTEIAKVNKNRRYY; from the coding sequence ATGACAGAAGAATACTTTGAATTAAATAATGGTGTAAAAATTCCTAAGCTTGGTATTGGTACATTTAGAATGCAACCAGCAACTGCGCAAAGAGCAGTTGAAGCTGCTTTAAAAGATGGTTATCACTTAATTGATACTGCTGAGGCTTACTATAATGAAGATGGCGTGGGCCGTGCAATTAAGAATTCAGGCATGGACCGTGAAGATTTATTTATTAGTACAAAACTTTGGACTTCTTCATATAATGATCCTAATGCAGTAGATAAAGCTTTAGACCGCTTAGGTCTTGACTATATTGACTTATTGTTCTTGCACCAACCATCAGGTGATTGGAAAACTGCATACAGAACTTTAGAAAAGGCATATCAAGAGGGTAAAATCAGAGCAATTGGTATTTCAAACTTTGAACGTTCTAGTGCAACTTTAAAGAACGTATTAGATTTTGCTGAAGTTAAGCCACAAGTATTACAAGCTGAAGCACATCCATATTTCCCACAAACTGAAGCAAGAGAAATTTTAAAGCCATATGGTACTCGGTTAATGGCTTGGTATCCACTTGGCTCGGGCGATAGTTCTTTGATTAATGAACCAATTTTTACTAAGCTTGCTAAGAAGTATAACAAGAGCAATGTTCAAATTATCTTGCGTTGGCACACCCAAATGGGCTTTATTGTAATTCCAGGTTCAACTAATCCAGAACATATTCACGATAACCATGATATCTTTGACTTCAAATTGACTGATGAAGAAATGACTGAGATTGCAAAAGTTAATAAGAATCGTCGTTACTACTGA
- a CDS encoding aldo/keto reductase, with translation METRILGKDLKVSAIGLGCMGFSHAYGSPMPEQEAIKTIRAAYDAGERFFDTAEIYRGVNEDGSINYNEELVGKALHDVRDEVVIATKFGISNVEGKSSTQELAVDSSPAAIRAAIEGSLKRLNTDHIDLYYQHRIDPKVEPEEVATVMADLIKEGKITHWGISEANADYLRRADKVCKVTAIQNRYSMMYREYEKLFPLLEELNVGLVAFSPLANGLLTGQFTQSKFPEGDLRNGMPQFTDEAIKQNEKLIALVDRIAKNHNATPAQISLAWMINKKPYIVPIPGSRHLNRIEDNLAAGEIKMTPEEVSEIDKTLDKIPMSEVFGGSKVK, from the coding sequence ATGGAAACTAGAATTTTAGGAAAAGATCTAAAAGTTTCAGCTATTGGATTGGGATGCATGGGCTTTTCACATGCTTATGGCTCACCAATGCCAGAACAAGAAGCTATTAAAACAATTAGAGCAGCCTATGATGCTGGTGAAAGATTTTTTGATACTGCAGAAATTTATCGTGGTGTTAACGAAGATGGATCTATTAACTACAATGAAGAATTAGTTGGTAAAGCATTGCATGATGTTCGCGATGAAGTAGTTATTGCAACCAAATTTGGAATTAGTAATGTTGAAGGAAAAAGTAGTACCCAAGAATTAGCAGTCGATTCTAGTCCTGCGGCAATTAGGGCAGCAATTGAAGGTTCTTTAAAGCGACTTAATACTGATCATATTGATTTGTACTATCAACATCGTATTGACCCTAAGGTAGAACCAGAAGAAGTGGCTACTGTAATGGCTGACCTAATTAAGGAAGGTAAAATTACACATTGGGGAATTTCTGAAGCAAATGCGGATTATTTACGTCGTGCAGATAAGGTATGCAAGGTAACGGCAATTCAGAATCGCTATTCAATGATGTATCGTGAATATGAAAAACTATTTCCACTTTTGGAAGAATTAAATGTTGGTTTGGTTGCTTTTTCACCGTTAGCTAATGGCTTACTTACTGGACAATTTACACAAAGCAAGTTTCCAGAAGGTGATTTACGTAATGGAATGCCTCAATTTACTGATGAAGCAATTAAGCAAAATGAGAAGTTAATTGCTCTAGTTGATCGAATTGCTAAAAATCATAATGCAACACCTGCTCAAATTTCCTTGGCTTGGATGATTAATAAAAAGCCATATATTGTTCCAATCCCAGGAAGTCGACATTTAAATCGAATTGAAGATAATTTGGCTGCTGGTGAAATTAAAATGACGCCAGAAGAAGTCTCTGAAATCGATAAAACTTTAGATAAAATTCCAATGTCAGAAGTTTTTGGTGGCTCAAAAGTTAAATAG
- a CDS encoding flavodoxin, whose amino-acid sequence MKRLKKIILLLGLGLFTVVLFTACARGNNSSQSSSSKSSVTKTSKNTTKKNNKTLIVYFSLTGTTKDAAQYIKKETGADIIRLRPVKAYGDYDSAARRGDRERRNNIHPALATNIPNFSKYQTVLIGYPTWWSRPPMIIHTLFDKYDFSGKTVVPFTTSMSTPIGPSEKVIRQLAEKDGATFKDGIRYDNNKSQVRTWLRKLNLLAK is encoded by the coding sequence ATGAAAAGGTTAAAGAAAATAATTTTATTGCTAGGATTAGGACTATTTACAGTAGTGCTATTTACGGCTTGTGCAAGAGGTAATAATTCCTCACAATCCTCTAGTTCAAAAAGTTCAGTCACCAAAACAAGTAAAAATACAACTAAAAAAAATAATAAAACATTAATAGTATATTTTTCACTGACTGGAACAACTAAGGATGCGGCTCAATATATAAAAAAAGAAACTGGAGCAGATATCATTAGATTACGTCCAGTAAAGGCTTATGGAGATTACGATAGTGCAGCTCGAAGAGGAGACCGTGAACGTCGGAACAACATTCATCCCGCACTAGCAACCAATATTCCTAACTTTTCTAAGTATCAAACTGTTCTCATTGGTTATCCAACTTGGTGGAGCAGACCACCGATGATCATTCATACATTATTTGATAAGTATGATTTTAGTGGGAAAACAGTTGTACCATTTACTACTAGCATGAGTACACCAATCGGTCCATCTGAAAAAGTTATTCGTCAATTAGCTGAAAAAGATGGCGCTACTTTTAAAGATGGAATTCGCTATGATAATAACAAATCTCAAGTTAGAACTTGGTTAAGAAAATTAAATTTACTTGCTAAATAA
- a CDS encoding alpha/beta hydrolase, protein MKKFNLNSTVGEVKKYFGKDGELLFPVDRFFENEETLNEISNSSHYIWYSHINPNTTVDIINYLAEEQAKRKIFYSIYSDDEIRQDPSKAGTGLYFFKGKKDAPFAINNAGGGFAYVAGMQDSFPHALYLSRRGYNAFALIYRPSHPYEDLARAITYIYDHAEQLEIDKNHYSLWGGSAGARMAAELGNLEVLHQLTQRTDLPQADSVIMQYTGFSRVSRFDAPTYVCVGDNDWIANWETMKMRLFYLKKMGIPTEFHVYHGLGHGFGLGEGTVAEGWINDAIKFWQLNMNKR, encoded by the coding sequence ATGAAAAAATTCAATTTAAATTCAACAGTTGGTGAGGTAAAGAAGTATTTCGGAAAAGATGGAGAACTATTATTTCCTGTAGATCGCTTTTTTGAAAATGAAGAAACTTTAAACGAAATTAGTAATAGTAGTCACTATATTTGGTACAGCCACATTAATCCTAATACTACTGTTGATATTATTAACTATTTGGCTGAAGAACAAGCAAAAAGAAAAATCTTTTATTCGATTTATTCAGATGATGAGATTAGACAAGATCCAAGTAAAGCCGGCACTGGTCTTTACTTCTTCAAGGGAAAGAAAGATGCGCCATTTGCAATTAATAATGCAGGTGGTGGCTTTGCTTATGTGGCAGGGATGCAAGATAGTTTCCCTCATGCTTTATATTTAAGCAGAAGGGGATACAATGCTTTTGCTTTAATTTATCGTCCATCTCATCCCTACGAAGATTTAGCACGAGCAATAACTTATATTTACGATCATGCAGAGCAACTAGAAATTGACAAAAATCATTACTCGCTCTGGGGTGGATCAGCCGGTGCAAGAATGGCAGCTGAACTTGGTAATTTAGAAGTTTTACATCAATTAACGCAGAGAACTGATCTACCACAAGCTGATAGCGTCATTATGCAATATACCGGTTTTAGTAGAGTTTCTAGATTTGATGCACCCACTTATGTTTGCGTTGGGGATAATGATTGGATTGCAAATTGGGAAACAATGAAAATGCGTCTATTTTACTTAAAGAAAATGGGAATTCCCACAGAGTTTCATGTATATCATGGCTTAGGACACGGTTTTGGACTTGGCGAAGGAACTGTGGCCGAGGGGTGGATTAATGATGCAATTAAATTTTGGCAGTTAAATATGAATAAAAGATAA